Proteins encoded by one window of Candidatus Nitrosocosmicus hydrocola:
- a CDS encoding DsbA family protein: protein MKFEKNNLKLDKEHLKSNKKKFSMYIIAISFLAITLSISSFEIFDNDQITSVDVLAQTQEPVNDNITDNNNPLALSTLIEQDSPYYGNDTAPITIIDFSDFQCPMCKRHVDNTEPQINSTYMQTGEAAYVFKHLPNRGLDSKNASLAAQCTNEQGKFWEYYSLLYKNQGQIDSGWVSTENLKKFASQIKGIDMNEFNSCFDSKKYEEHVQSDLALANSLGFTETPSFIIVKDDGSNPQKIQGPKPFPVFQLAIEKVKTNSSSSSSNNSE from the coding sequence ATGAAATTTGAGAAAAATAATCTTAAATTAGACAAAGAACATTTAAAGTCTAATAAAAAAAAGTTTTCAATGTATATAATTGCTATTTCATTTTTAGCAATAACCTTGTCCATATCATCTTTTGAGATTTTTGATAATGATCAAATTACATCTGTGGACGTATTAGCACAGACACAAGAACCTGTAAATGATAATATAACAGATAATAATAATCCTTTAGCGCTATCTACGCTAATAGAACAAGACTCTCCCTATTATGGAAACGATACTGCACCAATTACGATTATCGATTTTAGTGATTTTCAATGTCCGATGTGCAAAAGACATGTGGATAATACCGAACCGCAAATCAACTCCACATATATGCAAACTGGGGAAGCAGCATACGTCTTTAAACATCTTCCAAACAGAGGACTTGATTCTAAAAATGCTTCTCTTGCCGCCCAATGTACAAATGAACAAGGAAAATTCTGGGAATATTATAGCTTATTATACAAAAATCAAGGTCAAATAGATTCAGGATGGGTAAGCACTGAAAACCTCAAAAAATTTGCATCACAAATTAAAGGCATTGACATGAATGAGTTTAATTCTTGCTTTGATTCAAAGAAATATGAGGAACATGTACAGTCGGACTTGGCTTTGGCCAATTCACTAGGATTTACCGAAACACCATCCTTCATTATAGTTAAAGATGATGGGTCAAACCCACAGAAAATACAAGGTCCAAAACCATTTCCTGTATTTCAGTTGGCAATAGAAAAGGTCAAAACCAACAGCAGCAGCAGCAGCAGCAACAATAGCGAGTAA
- a CDS encoding DUF7482 domain-containing protein, translating to MSTNNFFNRNRKTIVGTLFFLAVFLSMITMPILSVNAQTNQSQSNMPSSQLTSSASVLKLANTNVPIDIPLLKGYENGNEIYFIATDVSDKNTASLLTNKTGFKVNYAPILSQTPESAKGQVYVFTNGINGNGSLGFQNEVMNAKPGDKNYSPLFQVNLVSWNEGATNISEIKSVGQLNQSLQNNEISINKTDIIVNHPAIKWSNGSLMVREDSKNINDETPYMGGQVLDIDTEKMIVTMVAHRGWGPDGSTIYYIVTDAAPKMPADMMGVPFVEADSQLVGKGAVDLFQFTNGINGSGPMGFQAGIGAANPTDENYSPMWFIQFIEWKDPSQTRVLQTLGDIASLQSSGAIEVTPAMDGKHVVNCPFFDEETVLKHKSKQVGL from the coding sequence ATGTCAACAAATAATTTCTTTAATAGAAATAGAAAAACTATTGTAGGAACATTGTTCTTCTTGGCTGTCTTTTTAAGCATGATAACTATGCCAATTCTGAGTGTTAATGCACAGACAAATCAATCGCAAAGCAATATGCCATCATCACAACTAACCTCTTCTGCTTCAGTTCTAAAATTGGCAAATACCAACGTTCCAATTGATATACCACTCCTTAAAGGATATGAGAACGGAAATGAAATCTATTTCATAGCAACAGATGTATCAGACAAAAATACTGCATCTCTTCTTACAAATAAAACAGGATTTAAGGTTAATTATGCTCCCATTCTGTCGCAAACACCTGAATCTGCTAAAGGTCAAGTATATGTATTTACAAATGGAATTAATGGAAATGGATCGCTAGGATTTCAAAATGAAGTAATGAATGCAAAGCCAGGTGATAAAAACTATAGTCCGCTGTTTCAAGTTAATCTAGTAAGTTGGAATGAGGGTGCTACAAACATAAGCGAAATTAAGTCTGTAGGACAGTTAAATCAATCTTTACAGAATAATGAAATATCCATAAACAAAACAGACATTATTGTTAATCATCCAGCCATTAAATGGAGCAATGGTTCTTTAATGGTTAGAGAAGACAGTAAGAACATAAATGATGAAACTCCGTATATGGGCGGTCAAGTTTTAGACATTGATACTGAAAAAATGATTGTAACAATGGTTGCCCATAGAGGATGGGGTCCTGATGGAAGTACAATATATTATATAGTTACTGACGCAGCTCCAAAGATGCCTGCAGATATGATGGGTGTTCCTTTCGTAGAAGCAGATTCTCAGTTAGTTGGTAAAGGAGCAGTTGATCTGTTCCAGTTTACAAACGGTATTAACGGTTCTGGACCGATGGGTTTTCAAGCTGGTATCGGTGCAGCTAATCCAACCGATGAGAACTATAGTCCAATGTGGTTTATTCAGTTTATAGAATGGAAAGATCCTTCACAGACTAGAGTATTACAGACTTTAGGCGATATCGCTAGCCTGCAAAGTTCAGGTGCAATAGAAGTGACTCCAGCTATGGATGGAAAACATGTAGTCAACTGTCCATTCTTTGACGAAGAAACCGTGTTAAAGCATAAGAGCAAACAAGTGGGGTTGTAA
- a CDS encoding dsDNA nuclease domain-containing protein yields MVDNKEVAQSEKGGKSALDGFKYEKDIIAFLSARMYCDTERITKIICEYKNDIEIEMEEIGLCSWQVKKTDAPKLPKNEIIESIKLFHHINKTGNYSRFILTSNKDLANTNLPRVDLRQISYLREKFPRFGNMLRELSYDPIFMSKLYFIKGPDTDSIRSIIKDEMKCISDKDNFLDQLNTLIDKIWNGITYISDRKIIEYSKTDNPTKEFKTIDKERLNKFESSIDLLPKPEIMFVDDSTNVPKIQILDLDKSKAEELFDDFQFNEYKSDVLKELSSLSSTHYVYKHNKIISILEGVMTSNDKHELQQFFYILINMFRISKEYDKVDYERLIQRFDEYIESSFISTQDKFRYPYLTIKDIVNENFVDKLCRLNLERIKNYLYDLKIKDEHIISICNNNIEYLKRGCEYEKAWKDIVMACDRDISFRQQMYRIIKYG; encoded by the coding sequence GTGGTAGATAATAAAGAAGTAGCTCAATCAGAAAAAGGTGGTAAAAGTGCCCTAGATGGTTTCAAATATGAAAAGGATATCATTGCGTTTCTTTCTGCTAGGATGTACTGTGATACTGAAAGAATAACAAAAATCATTTGTGAATACAAGAATGATATTGAAATCGAAATGGAAGAGATAGGATTATGTTCATGGCAAGTGAAGAAGACTGATGCTCCCAAACTACCTAAAAATGAGATTATTGAAAGTATAAAATTATTTCACCACATCAATAAAACTGGCAATTATTCAAGGTTCATCTTAACTAGTAATAAAGATTTAGCTAATACGAATCTTCCCAGAGTTGATTTAAGACAAATTTCATATTTACGAGAAAAATTTCCACGGTTTGGTAATATGCTAAGAGAATTATCTTACGACCCTATTTTTATGTCGAAGTTATATTTTATTAAGGGACCAGACACAGATTCAATAAGATCCATAATAAAGGATGAAATGAAATGTATTTCAGATAAAGACAATTTTTTGGATCAACTAAATACACTTATTGATAAAATTTGGAATGGAATCACATACATATCGGATAGGAAAATAATTGAATATTCCAAAACGGATAATCCCACAAAGGAATTTAAAACAATCGACAAGGAACGTTTAAACAAGTTCGAGTCAAGCATTGATTTACTACCAAAACCAGAAATTATGTTTGTAGATGATAGCACAAATGTTCCAAAGATACAAATTCTAGATCTAGATAAATCGAAAGCTGAAGAACTGTTTGATGATTTTCAATTTAACGAATACAAGTCAGATGTTCTGAAGGAACTTTCAAGTTTATCCTCAACACATTACGTATACAAACATAATAAGATCATAAGTATTTTAGAAGGCGTCATGACTTCAAACGACAAACATGAATTACAACAATTTTTTTACATTTTGATCAACATGTTTCGAATTTCAAAAGAGTATGACAAGGTTGATTACGAGAGGTTAATTCAAAGGTTTGATGAATATATAGAAAGTTCATTCATATCTACACAAGATAAATTTCGATATCCTTATCTTACAATTAAAGACATAGTTAATGAGAATTTTGTCGATAAACTATGTAGATTAAATTTGGAACGTATCAAAAACTATTTGTATGATCTTAAAATTAAAGACGAACACATAATCTCGATCTGTAATAATAATATAGAATATTTGAAAAGGGGTTGTGAATATGAAAAGGCTTGGAAAGATATTGTAATGGCATGCGATAGAGACATTTCTTTTAGACAACAAATGTACCGAATCATAAAATACGGTTAA
- a CDS encoding DUF190 domain-containing protein, protein MTLKQMICLNIRIKKNDSVNGKRLEKTIIEFLMKANVLGAIVWLGVDGFGRRGKSTVHLEGLMINQPMMIETIDEEEKIQPLLLPLKQMIGDNGFITIHRVQVV, encoded by the coding sequence ATGACCCTAAAACAAATGATTTGTTTAAACATTCGCATAAAGAAAAACGACAGTGTAAATGGAAAAAGATTAGAAAAAACTATAATTGAATTTTTGATGAAGGCAAACGTTTTAGGGGCTATAGTATGGTTAGGTGTTGACGGATTTGGAAGAAGAGGCAAGTCAACGGTTCATTTGGAGGGTTTAATGATAAATCAACCTATGATGATAGAAACAATAGATGAGGAAGAAAAGATACAACCATTGTTATTACCATTAAAACAAATGATAGGCGATAACGGCTTTATTACTATTCATAGAGTGCAGGTTGTCTAG
- a CDS encoding nucleotidyltransferase family protein yields MSTASSNDSLYTYFNVAIKSIRQLLNTMEKTEFIIEYFTKYLDFFVYSYLINTFLDSLTKDNIKSIGLPNHELKQINLHFDMIRKQLATTEKLQTLENIRQINEDFYLKIKVDIKTYFPSFSKLITLIEKGNRYSKIRRLIVREKNFLSSFSNEHSDTISKLASIQFEIALRKGKFYLTKKDEKDFAKFFKDLIKQSAIRGVNDLNATAEVTLKDHTKIEKTFNDHLYKKWKKPLDLLRLLIISSSEIGEEKNNFMKTNIVIEELQILKKIH; encoded by the coding sequence ATGAGCACAGCCAGTTCAAATGATTCTTTGTATACTTATTTCAATGTTGCAATTAAATCAATTCGCCAGTTGCTTAATACCATGGAAAAAACTGAGTTTATAATTGAATATTTTACCAAATATCTTGATTTCTTTGTCTATTCATATCTCATAAATACATTTTTAGATTCGTTAACGAAAGACAATATTAAGAGTATCGGATTACCAAACCATGAACTCAAACAGATCAACTTACATTTTGATATGATACGTAAGCAACTCGCAACTACTGAAAAATTACAGACTCTCGAAAACATTCGGCAAATAAATGAGGATTTTTATCTCAAAATTAAAGTTGACATAAAAACCTATTTCCCAAGTTTCTCAAAGTTAATAACCTTAATTGAAAAAGGCAACCGGTACTCAAAAATAAGGCGGCTCATAGTGAGGGAGAAAAATTTCCTTTCTAGTTTTAGCAACGAGCATAGTGATACAATCTCAAAATTAGCATCAATTCAATTTGAAATCGCGCTACGAAAGGGCAAGTTTTATCTAACTAAAAAAGACGAAAAAGATTTTGCTAAGTTTTTCAAGGATTTAATCAAACAGAGCGCTATCCGAGGTGTTAATGATCTAAATGCAACAGCCGAGGTAACTCTCAAAGATCATACAAAAATTGAAAAGACTTTCAATGATCATTTATATAAAAAATGGAAAAAACCATTGGATTTGTTAAGACTTCTCATTATCAGCTCGAGTGAAATTGGTGAGGAAAAAAACAATTTTATGAAAACAAATATCGTAATAGAAGAATTACAAATATTAAAGAAAATACATTAG
- a CDS encoding fluoride efflux transporter FluC has protein sequence MKGIEFILLAVGAILGAYIRYKITSFPLILGIVGSNVLIVNIIGSFILGIFSILLVNWNLDQRYSFFVAIGFCGSLTTMSSFALENIVMIENKQILSMMINTIANVGLSFLALYSGRILIIQLLQ, from the coding sequence TTGAAAGGAATAGAATTTATTTTGTTAGCGGTTGGAGCCATTTTAGGAGCTTATATTCGATATAAAATTACCTCTTTTCCTTTAATTCTAGGAATAGTTGGGTCAAACGTCTTGATAGTAAACATTATAGGCAGTTTTATCCTTGGCATTTTTTCTATTTTGTTGGTTAACTGGAACTTAGATCAAAGATATTCCTTTTTTGTAGCAATTGGATTCTGCGGTTCCTTAACCACTATGTCTTCATTTGCTTTAGAAAATATTGTAATGATAGAAAATAAACAAATTCTAAGTATGATGATTAATACAATAGCCAATGTGGGGTTATCTTTTTTGGCGTTATATAGTGGCAGAATCTTAATAATTCAATTATTACAATAA
- a CDS encoding DUF5677 domain-containing protein, which produces MTNIKENTLVQINARSIHIAYEILALIKNGYADGANARWRTLFELMTIFTVIANNPDEFAKRYSEHQIMKKYKQSLLLMDYHKKIKESFSKVNHNKLQSEYNRFIGLYGKDFKKDYGWIPDTFLKDCNFKALVKKLNIDHYLSYYDESHNQVHAGSKGFYRIGLTPQQQKDVLLAGPSDYGLADPIQNTTYCLNVINATYLKSTANLKDLISMDMLYEFTKEVGIEAVKIQKQLEHDILENTKKDKY; this is translated from the coding sequence ATTACAAATATTAAAGAAAATACATTAGTCCAAATTAATGCAAGAAGTATCCATATAGCATATGAGATTTTAGCCCTGATCAAAAATGGTTACGCTGATGGGGCAAACGCACGTTGGCGGACCCTTTTCGAATTAATGACAATCTTTACAGTAATTGCAAACAATCCTGATGAATTTGCAAAGAGGTATTCAGAGCATCAGATAATGAAAAAATATAAACAATCATTATTGTTGATGGATTATCATAAAAAGATAAAGGAGTCGTTTTCAAAAGTTAATCATAATAAACTGCAATCAGAATATAATAGATTCATAGGATTATACGGCAAGGATTTTAAAAAGGACTATGGGTGGATACCTGACACCTTCTTAAAAGATTGTAATTTTAAAGCTTTAGTTAAAAAATTAAACATAGATCATTATCTTTCTTATTATGACGAGTCGCATAACCAAGTTCATGCTGGATCAAAAGGATTCTATAGAATTGGGTTGACACCTCAGCAACAAAAAGACGTCCTACTTGCTGGTCCATCGGATTATGGTCTAGCTGATCCAATTCAAAACACTACATACTGTTTGAATGTAATCAATGCAACTTATCTCAAATCTACAGCTAATCTAAAGGATTTGATAAGTATGGACATGTTATATGAATTTACAAAAGAAGTAGGTATTGAGGCTGTGAAAATACAAAAACAATTAGAACATGATATATTAGAAAATACAAAGAAAGACAAGTATTGA
- a CDS encoding DUF3179 domain-containing protein translates to MFRTTRFLIVTISIVIIAIVMIIVFILPTNANYFSVNSQNLNSAIQSLNKSIVPLDQIVSGGPPPDGIPSIEDPEFVSVENAENFMSESDLILGVSINGDVRGYPLQILVWHEIVNDIVGGNPIAVTYCPLCFTNQIFNRTITDGQTLEFGTSGKLYNSNLVMYDRNTDSLWSQAMAQSIAGELSGVILERIPFDLVTWKDWIKVYPDSKVLSQDTGHLRPYGADPYGDYYTSPDILFPVSNNDNRLGKKEIVIGLEGENGISKAYKMGDIEELKVIDDKLTENSYVTLWSTFPYMVRLFDPFLDGKTPLTFHYDERKNVFRDNQTGSEWNFDGKSTAGQLSGSSLMRIPFDQGFWFEWSTFHPNTEVYKN, encoded by the coding sequence ATGTTTAGAACTACAAGATTTTTGATAGTAACAATATCTATTGTAATTATTGCGATAGTAATGATAATAGTATTCATTTTACCAACTAATGCTAATTACTTTTCTGTAAACTCGCAAAATCTTAACTCAGCGATACAATCGTTGAATAAAAGTATTGTTCCCCTTGACCAAATCGTAAGTGGTGGTCCGCCTCCAGATGGTATACCTTCCATTGAAGATCCTGAGTTTGTTTCAGTAGAGAATGCAGAAAATTTTATGTCCGAATCTGATTTAATTCTGGGTGTTAGTATTAATGGCGATGTTAGAGGTTATCCATTGCAGATTCTGGTTTGGCATGAAATTGTAAATGATATTGTAGGTGGGAATCCAATAGCTGTTACATACTGCCCTTTATGTTTTACAAATCAAATCTTTAATAGAACTATAACAGATGGGCAGACTCTTGAATTTGGGACAAGCGGTAAACTATACAATAGTAATCTCGTTATGTATGACAGAAACACGGATTCTTTATGGAGCCAAGCTATGGCTCAAAGTATTGCAGGCGAGCTTTCTGGAGTAATACTTGAGCGAATCCCATTTGATTTAGTTACTTGGAAAGATTGGATAAAAGTCTATCCTGACAGCAAAGTCCTTTCTCAAGATACAGGTCATTTGAGGCCCTATGGAGCAGATCCATACGGAGATTACTATACTAGTCCAGATATTTTATTTCCAGTTTCTAATAATGACAATCGACTTGGAAAAAAAGAAATCGTAATAGGTTTGGAAGGAGAAAATGGAATATCCAAGGCATATAAAATGGGGGATATTGAAGAATTAAAAGTAATTGATGACAAATTAACTGAAAATAGTTATGTTACTTTGTGGTCTACATTTCCATATATGGTGAGATTGTTTGATCCATTTCTTGATGGAAAAACACCACTAACTTTTCACTATGACGAAAGGAAAAACGTGTTTAGAGATAACCAGACAGGAAGCGAATGGAATTTTGACGGGAAAAGCACCGCAGGACAATTAAGTGGAAGTTCTCTTATGCGTATTCCATTTGATCAAGGGTTTTGGTTTGAGTGGTCTACATTCCATCCTAATACAGAAGTGTATAAAAATTAA